GCGCATCGTCGGCCAACTGGTGGAAAACGCCCGGGCGTTTTTCAGCGGTACAGCGCTGCGGGTCGTCAGTTGATAAACTGCGCCACTTTTTTCCCAGGAGCAGATTATGGATCCGCGCAGTGAAGTACTGCTTCGTCAGGCTGACTTGTTCCAAGGCTCGCTGCTGCTGGCCGGCCTGCCCGCCGACGACCTGCTCGGCCGCCTGCCCCAGGCCCATGGCTGGAGCTGGCACGCCGGCGACCAGGCCGCGTTGGAGGCCCGTTTCGCCGGGCGCAGCCACTTCGGGGTGAACGCCCCCGAGCAGGCGTTTACCAGCGCGGTGCTGTTCCTGCCCAAATCCCGGGAGCTCACCGACTACCTGCTCAACGCCCTCGCCTCGCGCCTGGGCGGATGCGAACTGTATCTGGTCGGGGAAAAACGCAGCGGCATCGAACGCGCGGCCAAGCAGCTCACTCCGTTCGGCAAGCCACGCAAGCTCGACAGCGCGCGCCATTGCCAGCTGTGGCAGGTAACGGTGGAACAGGCGCCGCAGGCCGTCGCCCTGGAAAGCCTGGCCCAGGAATACGAATTGCCGCTGGCCGAAGGGCCGTTGAAGGTGGTCAGCCTGCCAGGCGTATTCAGCCATGGCCGCCTGGATCGTGGCAGCGCCCTGCTGCTGGAACACCTGGACCAACTGCCCGGCGGCCATCTGCTGGATTTCGGCTGTGGCGCCGGCGTGCTCGGCGCGGCGATCAAGCGTCGCTACCCGCACAACAGCGTGACCCTGCTCGATGTCGACGCCTTCGCCGCCGCCAGCAGCCGCCTGACCCTGGCCGCCAACGGGCTGCAAGCCGAAGTGCTGACCGGTGACGGCATCGATGCCGCGCCCCTGGGGCTGAACACCATCCTGACCAACCCACCCTTCCATACCGGGGTCCATACCGACTACCAGGCAACGGAAAACCTGCTGCGAAAAGCGGCAAAACATCTGAAAACAGGTGGCGAACTCCGGCTGGTGGCCAACAGCTTCCTGCGTTACCAGCCATTGATCGAAGAGCATCTGGGCCCCTGCTCGATCAGGGCCGAGGGCGATGGTTTCCGTATCTACAGCGCCCGGCGCGGCTAACCACTTTTTTGCAAAAGAACGCTTGCCGAATGGATTTCGCCTAGGCAGAATCCGCTCCGTCCTAGGGGAGTAGTCTCCCGCGAGCGCCAAGCTCGCCCGGCATGCGTCAACATACTTGATCCTCAGATCATGGCGCATGCGACCCGAGAGTCCGCACAGACGGACCGCCGGGTTTGACAAGACCTATGACACGCACACCTTACCCGGGGCGGGAAGGCTGTACGTGTCATAGCCGTGTCGACCCGCCCCTTAGGAATGCCCTGATGCTGGATTCTCTCCTGGTTCCCACCGCGATCGTTGCCTTGGCCGAAATCGGCGACAAGACGCAACTGCTTGCTCTCATTCTCGCCGCGCGCTTTCGCAAGCCCTGGCCGATCATCGCCGGCA
This portion of the Pseudomonas sp. MRSN 12121 genome encodes:
- a CDS encoding class I SAM-dependent methyltransferase, translated to MDPRSEVLLRQADLFQGSLLLAGLPADDLLGRLPQAHGWSWHAGDQAALEARFAGRSHFGVNAPEQAFTSAVLFLPKSRELTDYLLNALASRLGGCELYLVGEKRSGIERAAKQLTPFGKPRKLDSARHCQLWQVTVEQAPQAVALESLAQEYELPLAEGPLKVVSLPGVFSHGRLDRGSALLLEHLDQLPGGHLLDFGCGAGVLGAAIKRRYPHNSVTLLDVDAFAAASSRLTLAANGLQAEVLTGDGIDAAPLGLNTILTNPPFHTGVHTDYQATENLLRKAAKHLKTGGELRLVANSFLRYQPLIEEHLGPCSIRAEGDGFRIYSARRG